GAGTCACATTCTATCTCAGAAAACAGCAAATGGTCGATTAAGCGACGATTTGAGATTGGAACCTATATTATCGCTACGCCACCCTACGGTTATCAAAATGTGGCAGGAACTATGATGATTATTCCTGAAGAAGCAGAAGTTGTAAAAGAAATTTTTCGGCAATCGATATCAGGAATGGGTACTTATCTTATTGCGAAGGCATTGAATTCTAGAAGCATCCCTACTAAAAGAGGAGGTGTTTGGCATTCTTCGACTGTCCAGAAGATTCTTACCAATTTAAGTTATACTGGGTACTTAATTTTACAAAAAACATATACGGATGAGAACTTTGGGCGTCATACAAATTATGGCGAAGAGGATCAATACATGATTCGAAATCATCATGAAGCGATTATATCGCACGAAGATTTTGAACTCGCACAAAAAGGGATGGAACAAAGAGCGCTCGACAAAGGGATTACCACAGGTGAAGGAAAGTATCACCAGCGGTATGCTTTATCAGGAAAGATTAAATGTGGTTGTTGTGGAACTTCGTTTAAACGAAGGGTGAGACGGAAGAATTCTGGGAAAGTTATTTTCTGGGCATGTAAAGAGCATATCAAACATAAAGAAAATTGTTCGATGCAGAGTGTAGATGAACATTGGATTCAGCAAGCTTATATGCAGATGATGAACAAATTGGCACAATGTCATCCAGTAGTACTCAAGCCTTTTGTTGAGGGATTGAGAGGTAGTAATCAAAAACAAGCAATTCATGAAGTTGTTGATATTGACTCTCAATTAGCAAAATTAAATGAACAGCAACAGGTGATGATGCAGTTGTTTGCGAGTGGCTACCTGGAAAGAGATGTGTTTTATGAGGAAAACTTACAGTTGCAACATGAAATAGATGATTTAGAAAACCAAAAACAAATACTAAGTAATATTATCAATGGTGATTTGACACATCTACAAGAAGCGAAAAAATTGTTGAGATTCGTAAGTAGTAAACCTAAAATAGATGACTTTAATCATGACGAGTTTAGTGAAGCTGTTGAGAGGATTACAATTCTAGCACGCAATCGTTACATCTTTCATTTGAAGTGTGGATTGAATTTTACAGAGGAGGTTGAATTAAAATGAGTCATATTCCTTACGGATATAGAATCCATAACGGCGAAGTAGTAAAAGATGAAAATGAAGCTTCAAAGATAAAAGCATTATTCAATCACTATCTTGTCAGCAAATCGATGAGAGCTTCTGCGAAAGAAGTGGGGATTGATAAAGTGCATTCTGCTATCGGTAGGATATTACGTAATAAAACGTATTTAGGAAACGAGTTTTACCCTCAAATTATTGAATCAGAGTTATTTGAAAAGGTTCAAGAGTTAAGAGAACAAAATGCCTTTAATCAAAACCGCACCAAAGTCACAGACGCTGAGAATAAAGCAACGATTATTCCTAATTACCAAGTGGAGAAAATCAAACAACAATTTGATAATCCGTATCAACAAGCAGAGTATGTCTATTATCAAATTAAGGAGGTTTGAAAATGAGTGGAAAGGTAACATTGATACCGGCTCGTAAAAGAGCGGGTAACAACATTGTTAAAAAGAAAGAAATATCGAAATTGAAAGTTGTGGCTTATTGCCGAGTGAGTACAGACAGTGAAGAACAAGCAGGAAGTTACGAAGCTCAAGTTCAACACTATACAGATTACATCAATAGAAACAACGAATGGGAATTTGCCGGTATTTATTCAGATGAGGGCATTTCTGGAACAAATATTAAAAAGCGCGAAGGATTTAATGACATGATTAGCGACTGTATGGCAGGGAAAATCGATATGATAATAACAAAATCAATCAGTCGCTTTGCAAGAAATACTATTGACTGCTTAAAATTTGTAAGGCAGTTAAAGGAGAAGAAAATCCCAATTATTTTTGAAAAAGAGAACATCAATACGATGGAAGCCAGTGGGGAGTTGCTATTAACCATTATGGCTTCATTAGCACAGCAAGAATCAGCATCATTATCGCAAAACGTGAAGTTGGGATTGCAGTTTCGATATCAAGAAGGCAAGGTGCAGGTGAATCATAATCACTTCCTTGGATACACTAAGGACGATGATGGGAATTTGATTATTGATGAAGAAGAAGCTAAAGTTGTTAAACGCATTTTTAGAGAGTATCTTGACGGAGCGAGTTTACGAGATATTGCGATTGGGCTTGAGAAAGACGGTATCTTAACCGGAGGTAAAAAGAAAAAATGGCACCTGAGCACGATTCAAGGAATCTTACAGAACGAAAAATATATGGGAGATGCCTTATTACAAAAGACAATCACTACGGATTTTATTGAAAAAATTCGGATAAAAAATGATGGGTCAGCACCACAGTATTATGTAAAAGACAGTCATGAACCTATTATTCCTAAAGATATATTTGTGCAGGTACAAGAGGAAATATTCAGGCGAGCAAATTTGCAGAGTGGGAAGCATACCAAGAAGAAACGAGTGTATTCAAGTAAATATGCATTATCAAGTATTTGTACCTGCTCAAAATGTGGGGATATTTATAGAAGACTAGCCTGGAATAATCGAGGTGTGAAATCAACAGTTTGGCGATGCTGCACACGAGTAGAAAACGGTCCATCCGCTTGTGACGCTCCAACCATACCTGAGAACGACTTGCATGAAGTGACGGTAAAGGCTATCAATCAGGTGTTAAAAATTTCACCAGAGACGCTAGAAAAATTAATGAAGAATATTGAAACAGTTATACTGAATGAAACAATTATTGATTTAGCAGAGATTAATCAGCGCATAAATGAAAAGCAAGCAGAGCTTCTTAAATTAGTTCGTAGTAAACAGGACTACGATAGTTTGGCAGATGAAATTGATGTATTGAATGATCAAAAATACCAGATAATGATTGAGAAAGCAAATCAGGAAGAAATGAAGCGGCGAATACTTGAAATGCAGGAATTCTTGAAGTCGAATCCACATGAAATGGTGGAATATGATGAAGTACTCGTAAGGAAATATATTAAGGGAATAATGATTTATGATAATGGGTTTGTAGTTGAATTCAAGTCAGGAATTGCAATAAAAATCTATAAATAGAATTATTAATATATTCGGTGGAACACTCTGTCAGTAGCTATGACTGGGTGTTGTTTTGTTGTATAATTAATATGTGTTGTTACATTAAATATAATAGGATGTGATAAGTTGCAAAGCTGTAAATTATGTCATGAGGAGACAGAGTTAAAAAAAAGTCATCTTATACCAAAATT
The genomic region above belongs to Aerococcaceae bacterium zg-1292 and contains:
- a CDS encoding recombinase family protein, yielding MSGKVTLIPARKRAGNNIVKKKEISKLKVVAYCRVSTDSEEQAGSYEAQVQHYTDYINRNNEWEFAGIYSDEGISGTNIKKREGFNDMISDCMAGKIDMIITKSISRFARNTIDCLKFVRQLKEKKIPIIFEKENINTMEASGELLLTIMASLAQQESASLSQNVKLGLQFRYQEGKVQVNHNHFLGYTKDDDGNLIIDEEEAKVVKRIFREYLDGASLRDIAIGLEKDGILTGGKKKKWHLSTIQGILQNEKYMGDALLQKTITTDFIEKIRIKNDGSAPQYYVKDSHEPIIPKDIFVQVQEEIFRRANLQSGKHTKKKRVYSSKYALSSICTCSKCGDIYRRLAWNNRGVKSTVWRCCTRVENGPSACDAPTIPENDLHEVTVKAINQVLKISPETLEKLMKNIETVILNETIIDLAEINQRINEKQAELLKLVRSKQDYDSLADEIDVLNDQKYQIMIEKANQEEMKRRILEMQEFLKSNPHEMVEYDEVLVRKYIKGIMIYDNGFVVEFKSGIAIKIYK
- a CDS encoding recombinase family protein, with the translated sequence MGRITKIEPCYKKLKSKKVRVAAYARVSTDSDEQLLSLETQKEHYQTIIQTNPSWEYVGLYVDEGISGTSTEKRQDLQRLLTDCEQGKIDRVMTKSISRFSRNTVDCLEMIRKLSSLGVYLYFEKENIDTEKMSSELMVSILSSIAESESHSISENSKWSIKRRFEIGTYIIATPPYGYQNVAGTMMIIPEEAEVVKEIFRQSISGMGTYLIAKALNSRSIPTKRGGVWHSSTVQKILTNLSYTGYLILQKTYTDENFGRHTNYGEEDQYMIRNHHEAIISHEDFELAQKGMEQRALDKGITTGEGKYHQRYALSGKIKCGCCGTSFKRRVRRKNSGKVIFWACKEHIKHKENCSMQSVDEHWIQQAYMQMMNKLAQCHPVVLKPFVEGLRGSNQKQAIHEVVDIDSQLAKLNEQQQVMMQLFASGYLERDVFYEENLQLQHEIDDLENQKQILSNIINGDLTHLQEAKKLLRFVSSKPKIDDFNHDEFSEAVERITILARNRYIFHLKCGLNFTEEVELK